Sequence from the Paenibacillus tundrae genome:
CATAGTGTCGCTATCAAGGATCTGATCAAGGCTAGTGTGGACATTTACACCAGCGCTGGTACTGCAGATGCATTGGGGATTGACAGTCACCGTTTGCATCGCATATCTGCCCTAGAGCCATTCACAATTGGTACCTGGTCGATTCTACCGTTTGACGTTCAGCACGATGCAGCGGAGCCTTTGGGCTTCCTCTTGGCTAATACAGCAGGGGACAAGCTGCTTTTCGCAACTGATACCTATTACATCAAGCATCGGTTCAACGGTCTGACTCACATCATGATCGAGTGCAACTATTCAATCAATATACTCAATCAAAATATTGCCGCTGGCCGTGTGCCGGCGGTCATGAAACATAGATTGCTTCGTTCTCACTTCTCGCTCGAGAACGTGAAAGAGTTCATCAGAGCGAATGACATGCGTCGTGTGCAAGAGATTCACTTACTCCATCTGTCAGACAACAACAGCGACGAAGAATTGTTTAAACGGGAAATAGCAGCCCTCACAGGCAAACTGGTTTATGTAGCAGGTAGGTGATGGCATGGATGATCTAACTGGCAAGCCGCTCCTAAAGAGCATGATGGGCGAGCGGATCTGGCGGCTGTTTGATACTGACAAGGCAGCCTTCCAACGAGAGACGCTTGCATATTTCGAACGAGGTTACCCGGATTGGGAAGTCAAGCGGGTTAAAGAACCGCACGTATTCTTACAACACAGAAAGGGTCGATGATACTTGGCAATTGTGAAGCAAATATCGGTTGGGGCTTCATTCACGAAAAATCTAGGCAACTTTCAGAGTTTGAAGGTGGAGGCCACTGTCGTTATGGAGTTGCAGGACGGTGACGATCCGAATGCTGTATACGCTGAAGCGTGGGAAACAGTGCAAGCGCAAGTACGCAAAGGACTGGCTAACAAGGTTGATAAAAATAATTAACAACAGGGGATGAACGGTATGCCCGAAGGCAGTTACCCGTTTCCGATTTACTCCGGCATCTTGGAGCCAGAACACTACAAACGAATAGGCAACGCGATATGGCTTTTCCTCTGGTGCATCAGTTCAACTACGAAGGAGATTGAGGAAGAGGAAACTGTCTGGGGCGTTGTCCTCGGCGGTAAGCCAATGAAGCTGTCTGAGATAGCCGAGTATTTTGGAGTTAACGACAAGACAGTGAGCCGCTGGTTAAACGATCTGGAAACTAACAAGTACATTGAAGTGACCAGGGCACCAAGAGGATTAATCCTGAAGGTTCGAAATTCCAAAAAGAGATCAGACAAAAGTGTCCGATCAGTCGAAAGTGAACAGACAAAAGTGTCTGATCATACTGTCGGTGATAAGACAGATATGTCCGATCACAATCAAAGTGATAAGACAATATTGTCCGATCAGTCGGCAAGTGATCAGACAGAAATGTCCGATCACACACCAATTTTGGGTAGTGATCAGACAAATATGTCCGATCTAAAAGATATTACTACTATTACTACTACTGCTACTACTAACGAAGCATCAGATTCATGGGATGGCATTTTGAATCCTGTTCCTCCTGAGGACGATGGGATGATTGGAATATTGAATGCCTATTGCAAGATGCACAACAAACTAGATTTTCACGTTAATCAAAACGAACGTTCAGCCATGGGTAAGATGGTCGCCGGAGGTACGCCTAACCCTTTTACCATCCGAACTATGGCAAGCCTACTTGAGGCAAAACGTCAACGTGAGGGAAACACATTCAAGCTTCCAAAGAGCTTTTTGTACTATGTCGAAGGTATCGAGGAGGCTTGGAAAGTCCATCAAGCAACGGAACAACAGCAGCCATTTAAACCTGCTTTGGTACCGAACGCACAAGCCCCAGCGGCTACTCAGCCGCGCAGATTAAGCCGTCAGCAGCAAGAACTTGCAGACTTAAGACGGCGAGCGGAGGAGGAACGTAAGCGTGGATAGAGCTGAAATTTTTGACTTGTTAATCGAGATCAAGGAGAACTACCCCAATTTCGATGTGAGTGAAGAGAATGTGGATCGCCACATGAAGTATCTGCATGATTTCTCGTTTGAAGCAGCTCAGCAAAACCTTCAGGAGCATGTAAGGACGGGGAAGTGGCCACCTAATATTGCTGAGATCCGCGGCAATTTAGGAGACCAGGAAGCTCGGAAACGTGAGCTAGAAGCAACTAGGGCTTATCTGGATCAACGAGAAGCAAATCGGGCAAAGGCAACGTTACCGCCTCCCGGATGGAAGGATGGTTTACTTGCAAAACTTCGGAGCGATTGAAGACAGGCTGCCGATTAGCATCGAATTTGAACAAGCTGCTCTTGGTGCATTAATACTCAAAGCGGATGAAGCATTGGAACATTTTGAGCTACTTACACCGGATGCATTTTATGACAAGGCCAATCGCCTGATTTATAAGACTATCTCTGAACTGGCAGATGCCCAGCAGCCGATTGATCTGACGACGGTAACCGCCCGTCTGAAGGAGAAAGGTGAGTTAGAGGACGTTGGAAATGTAAGTTACCTGGCTAAACTCGCTCATGGCGTTCCAACCGCTGCGAATGCAGGTTACTACTTCGAACAGTTAAAGGATCTGGCAATCACCCGTGAGTTTATTCAAACCAGCATGTTGCAAGTCGAACAAGCAATAGCTGGCACGAAGGTTCCACAGTTACTTGCCAGTGCCCAGCAGTCACACAACAAGATTGCCGATCGTGCTGCACCAAAACAAGATTTCAAGCCAATCAAGGACGTGCTCATGCGGTTCGTGGATGACGTGGAGACGCGGGTATACAACGTCAAGAACGGTATCGTCAACGGGTTGCACACTGGATTCATTGATTTGGATAGCATCACAGGTGGATTGCAACGTAGTGACCTTATTATCGTCGCGGCACGGCCATCCGTAGGTAAGACGGCTTTTGCACTGAACATCACGCAAAATGTCGCTAAGAATACGAAAGATGCAGTGGCACTTTTCAGCTTGGAAATGTCTGATGGGCAGTTCGCTCAACGACTTGTCAGTTCAGAAGGAAATGTCGATGCCAGTTCGATTCGGATGGGTGACATACAAGATGAAGACTGGATCAAAATGACCACAGCTATTGGTACCTTGGCTGAAACGAATATCTACGTGGACGATTCGGCAGGGATCACCATCCAGGACATATGTTCCAAGTGTCGCCGCTTGAAGAAGGAAAAAGGCTTAGCAATGATCATGATCGATTATCTGCAGCTGATCGAAGTTGCTGGAGGTAAAGGTAAGTCGGGTGAGAATCGTCAACAAGAGGTTTCGTTCATCAGTCGGACATTGAAGCACTTGGCGCGTGAATTGGATGTTCCCATTGTCGCACTTTCACAACTCAGTCGGGCAGTCGAGCAACGCCAGGACAAGCGTCCAATGATGAGTGACTTGCGGGAATCCGGATCCATTGAGCAAGATGCCGACATTGTAGCGTTCTTGTACCGGGACGACTACTACAACCAGGAAACCGAGAAGAAGAATATCATCGAGATCATCATTGGTAAGCAGCGTAATGGACCGGTAGGTACGGTGGAGCTGGTGTTCTTGAAGAACTTTAATAAATTCGTTAACTATAACCGAACACATAACGATTCATACGGGCCAACACCGCCAGAACCGCCTAAAAATATCGAACAACGCCAATAGGCGTAGGGAGGAACGGATATGAAACAGGGAAAAAAGCCGACAAAGCGGCAAAAAATGGAGATTAAAGCAAACGGCTTGAGTATGGATAACTGGCTTGTTGAACGTGATACACCAAGCATGATGATTATTGTTCACCGGGAATCCGGAAATTCTCGAACCATTCGGCGAGGAGCCTGATGGGTAGCCCTTGGACGCGATGGAGCGTCTACGAATACATGAAACATCGATTCGTCCGAACTGGTCATGTTCCCAATGTAGATGAGCTGCGGACTGAATTTACGGGGATTGATCAAACTGAGCTCCATGAGGGGATCGCTGAGTTTGAGACAATCGTCGGTGATTGGTCAGAAGTGGAGGTACAGCATGCAACAACGAAAACCAATTGATCCATTCTTTCAAAGCAAGATTAAGTACGACGTGGTTGGTGAACAGGGGCAGCTCATTGGTGAAGTTTTCTTGCTTAGTCGGGATATGTTGCCTACCAAGCAACCTGATCGGAAGGAGCTGATCACCAAATGATTGCTTTCACGGTTTATGGGGAGCCAGTTGCTCAAGGGAGACCGCGAGCATCTACGCAAGGTGGCTTTGTTCGAATGTACGATCCAAAGAAGTCCAAAGATTACAAGGATTATGTTCGATTGGCTGCTGCTGAGCATGCACCCGGTGCACTGCTCGAAGGACCACTTGGAATGGTGTTGACAGTGTACCGATCAACACCGAAATCCTTCAGCAAGAAGAAGGCAGCGTTGGCTGAATTCGGAGAGATCCGCCCGATCAGCAAGCCTGACGTGGACAACTACCTGAAGGGCGTGAAGGACGCACTCAAAGGCGTTATTTGGAAAGATGATAGCCAGGTTGTTGAAGTCTTTGCTCAGAAGCGATACAGCGCCAGACCGCGCATTGAAGTGAAAATCAAACAGTATTCACAATTATAAAATTCGAGGGGATGAACGAATATGACAAACGAAATGGTGAAATTTACGGCAGAAGTAGCAAAGGGTATCAGCGTAGGAACGAAGGATGTAACGATTAAGTTGCTTATTCCTCTTGCTGCAGTTGAGTCCAGACTTTCTTCCTTGGCTAAGCTTCAGGAAAAAGAAGTGATGGTATACCTCGGAGATCCGCAAGGCTCATTCGACTTCGACGATGAAGATCAAGATCCAATGTACCGGACTTATGAAGGTGGTCGCCGTGTAACAACCGATTCATCAGGTGTGGTAACGAGAATTGAAGGATCTGAGGAAGAGAAGGACGAGAACCAGGCGGAATTGATTGATGGTGAAGGCAACCCTGTTCAGCAGCAGGAGCCAACTGAAAGCGATGAGGAAACGGAAAATGACGATGGACAGCCTACTGTTACGCCAACAGGTGAAGAAGATCCAGGTACAGATAAAGACGATCCATATGGTGATAACGACGATATTCCGGACTGGATGAGACAGAGCGGTGATGGTCAACCCAAATCAGTGGAAATGGACTTCTCAACTGATAATTCCACAGGCGATCAGAATCCATCCGATCAAGATACACCTTCGGGTGGTACAGAAGGGGCTCCTGATGAATCTTCCAAGGATGCGCTTGAACAGTACATCATCACTCAGCGGCCATCCTTCCCTGACATGCCGCTTGATTTCCCGGATCTCTTCCAACAGAAGCGTGATCAAGGCGTCACATGGCGTGAAATTGCCAATAGCGTTGGCATGACGTCCGGTCAATTGAGTAGCAAGCTTACGAAGTATAAAGAACGTGTTAAGGAAGCAATGGCTGCTAACGGAGTAGCATAAACATCATTCATATAGCAACTACCCCGGTCAAACATTTGACCGGGGAATAATTGACTATTTTCAGGAGTAAAAACTATAGAGCTGATCAAGGCTAATTTCTATTTTTGATTTTTTTAGCCTACTGATTCTTTTGTTAAATAACGTATCGATTAAAAGCTTTTTCTCTACAAATATAGCATGATGCAGCTTTTTGTGACATGTACTACAAAGTGAAATAATATTAGCTTCCACATCTAAGCTAACTGGTACAATGTCTTGAAATCCCATAGGGACAAGATGGTGTGCCTCTACGTAATTTTTACCTGTTTTAAAAGAAGTGAACTCTTTGTGATTGGAATTGAATTCACATAGGTTATTGGCAAGTTCGATAGCATTGCGTGCCACAATAGGATCTCTTGAATACTTAAACTTACTATTGCTCAATACTTTATTTTGTTTAGGTTTGGGAGCATCAATTATTACTAGGTTTTCTGGCACTTTAACATTAGCGATTTCTTTTTGATAGCTAGGGTCATCGGCTTCTTCATCGATATCGCTGTAGGAAAGAAATCTCATTTTAAGTTCGAAGGGATTCTCTGTTCTATAAAACTCTATATACTCAGCATCATCTTCAGGAACTATTACAAAAGGTTTTTCTTTACCAGCTAAAGTCTGATTTTTACGTTCAGCAAGTATATATCTATAGCTATGAGAGAAGGAATCTTTTAAGAGGTTTAAGAGATCGTGCTTTGAATCATATCTTATCTGGTATGTATCGTTTGTTCTTGATTTAATCAAAGATTTTTGTAGTGATACAGGAAAGATTTTTTCCTGATACAAGAGGTTAATTCTGTTTCTATTTAGTTTACCATGAGGATCCGGTTGACTAGACATTAGAAACGATTCGTGAAAATCAATGGGTACAGTGCTCCCCCATTGAAAGATACTCCAATCAACTTTTTTTCTTCCTACTAGATTTGGAGCATTAGGTCTTGTCCAGCTAGTTTCTTTTACCAGAAATATCATTCCAATCTGAATAGTTTTTGACTCTCCCCCGCAAGCTTGCCGGCACGACGGGGGACACATCGAATAAACTCACCAAAATTATACCACGGGTGAGGGGATCATAATGGGGAAAAGACGAAAAAACAACTTACAACTGACGTTTAACATACTGCCGATTGACGAGAAAGCTACCCGCCGCGCTGTGGAGGAATATTTGGAAACCGTTCGGCAGTACCGGCAGATCGGTTTCACACGCAGAGAGGCAGCGATCACGCAGGCGTATGTTTATAGAGAGCACCAATCTACAAATGCTATCAGCAAACAAACAGAAATTATTGCTGTTTACAACGTAGATAAGGAAACGGAACTGAAGGAAAAAGATCGTTTGCTCAGGTTGGCCATGGAAAGGCTATCGTCTATTCAGCGTGAGGTAATACAACGGAGTTATCTGGACAATGAAGGTGAGTTTGATTACATCAGTTGTGGAGAAATGGGGCTAAGCGATAGAACATATAGAAGAATTAAAAATGAAGCGATAAACATTTTATCCTTTGCTCTGGATCTAACAGTTTCACATAATGAAGTAATTTTAGTAGAGTAGTCGATGATATTTTCGGCTACTTTTTTTAATGATATTATAAGTTGAGGAGAGGTGGAGGATGAATTCAAAAGGGAATTTTATAGAAGTTTATGCAACCTATAGCGATATTTTTGGTGAGAAATTTGATAAAGACAAGTTAATCAGTATGATATATGACCTTCCACTCGGAGGAGTGATTAACATTTTATCAATGCTCAATGCTCGTGAACGTAGTGATACAGAAATAAGAGCTCGTTTTTATTCTTTCTTAAAAAATAGTCCAAATGCAGATTATATAATTCAGGGGTTAGAAGGAAGAACATTGTATACTTCCCAAGGGCTACTTTCTATTTGGAAATGGTTACTCACATATGGTGATTTCAATAAAATGAACGAGTGGGTGGATCCTGATCAGGGTATTTTTATTGTCCTATATCTTCATCTAATCCTTGGTGACTATCTTTATTCAAGTGAAAGTGAAGAGAATGATGATGCAATTATCTACGAGTTGTTCAGTAACTTGAACTTTAATTCCCAATTAGATGTGTACTCGGCTTTTGGACGTGCATGTGTTATATATGATGAGATTGCTAAAGATACGAGTAATTTCAGCACTAATGAATACATGGATATCAATTTGGCCTTCGAAAATAAATATGGATACAGTATTAAAGAATATCTAGCTTGCTTGTTTTCTATAGTTGCAACGTTTGATGTAGCAAAACAGAAAATTCAGAGTAGTGGCGCGAGAGATATTAACTATTTTAAACAATTTTCGAATAATGTTAGAATCGATGAGATTATGGAACAACTATCAGTAAATATAAATAATGCTAGAGAATGGTCTATTAAAAATGTTGAGAATAGTTGGAATTTTCAGCTTTTTAAAGAAAAACCTTTGATTAAATTAAACAACGGATTTTACTTACCATTCAGTCTCAGATTTCTTCATGAACAGGTTTACTCTCAACTTTTCTTTAAAATCAGAGAATGTTTTCCAAAAGATGATGGACAAATAATTAGTTTTATAGGGAGGTGTTTTGAAAAATATGTTGAGATCATAACTGAAGAAGCTTTAAAAGTTTCTAATATTAAATATGAAACTATACCAGAGTTTCGGTTTAAGAATGATAGATCCCCCGATTTCATGGTTCGGTTAGGTGGGAAGTTACTAGCAGTTGAAGCTAAAAATAGAAGATTAAAACTGGACTCTATAATAAATAGAAATCAAGAAACAATAGATTCTGATGTGAAGAATATGATCGAAGAACCGATAATGCAATTGCACAAATGTTTGAAAAAACTATTTGAACGCAAACATCAATCTGTAGTGGGTGTTGACGAAATCTACCTTGTAGTTGTAACACAAGGGTCTATATCCACACTTCCGAATTTTATGAAAGATATTGAAAATCATGTTTTTGGAGAATTTGAAATTCCAGTAAAGGCTATCTATCATTTTGATATTGAAGAGTATGAATATTTGTTAGGAATAGTTGGAAAAAAAGGTGCTAAACCGATATTTAGAATTCTTAATGATAAGACTAATTTGGCTCCATATGTATCATTTAAGAACTATTTGTACATGAAATCTTATATCAATAAGCGATTAGCCTTTATTGGAGATAAATTTAAGCATTACACTAATATTTTTGAGAACATGCTAACAGGGAAGACTGGAGACAGTGGCCGTTAAATAACCTTAATTTGTCCGTTAGTTGGCCCAGTACTGTACTTTTAATGTTGTATATTGGTAATGTGGAAATCGAGCGAGAATGAAACGCACGGCTGCACAATGCGGCATTAGACCGGGGCGTTCCTCTTCTCGCCTTTTCTATTTCAATTAATTGGAGGTACTATATATGAAACCATCAATTGGACGCATCGTTCATTATAAGGATACTGAAGGTAAGACACTTGCCGCCATGGTCGTCCACGTCAATCCAGACACTGAAGGAATGGTTAATTTGACCGTGTGGAATGAGTTTGGTAAGCAGTTCAATACGTTGAACGTCCATCAAGGAGACGGAGCAAAGCAGTGGAACTTGCCGCCACGCGTTTAATCATTTCGTTGATTTTAACGATATGATCATGTCGAGGTAGTGCTCGATTTGATATGTAGGAATGGAGTATGGATTTAGAAGGGAGGAGTGGGCTGGTGGATACTACTATTGATAAAGAACTTCAAGAAACGGCAATCGTATTTCTAAAGTGGGCTAGGAACAAGCTTGAGAATGAGTCGGTCGATATAGACACTATGAATTTGGTTCCTCAGATTGCAGGAGTGGCATGCACCATGATTACGAACATGAAAGATCAAGGAGCCACTGAGAGCCTTGAACAATTCGTTCAGAAGCTCCAGCAGCCAGGCGGAAAACTAGCATTAAAAGAGATTCTCAGTAATACTATTTCTGATTCTCTAAATAAGAACTGAGTTCTCTATGATAATCCTTCAAGATTTGGAGGGTCATTTCAGCTGACATTCCTAATGTTATGTTGGACATCATAACAATTTTAGTATTGGTTTCACCGAACATGGATTCCATTTCCGTATACTTTGGATTTTTCAGAGCTTCATCCAGTCTAGAAGTTAGCGAATTCGTTAATTCAGGAACTAGATTCTTTATTTTACTTTCAAAATCAAACTCAAAACTCATGCTTAATCTCTCCTCATAGGTTCAAATGGTGTGCGACAACTTCATTTTAGCAGAAAGAGGAAATAGCAGGTTGGATTATATATGAATTAGCTAGGAATCAGCAGGAAACGACGGGTTTGTTCCAGTTCATCGGGACTCACCCGTTTTCTGTTCCTTGACCCGTATTGGTAGCTTCAGTAAAATGGTCTTGTTCTTCCTCTATAGTTACAAAGCACGTATGCTTTAAAGCAAAGAGCAAAGCGTTTTTGCTGCGGACGGTACGGACGCCAATCTTGTAAAAGCGTCACACGATTTGCCAAAAGCGTCACTTTATAGCCAGTAAACGTAATTTCATTAGCCATTATCGTACATATTACAGCCAAAGTCGTTCCTTCGGGATCGGCTTTTTTTATTGGAGGAGTTCAATTGATTAGCAGCAGAAGACGTAAAAGGAAACGGGCACGACCCAATAAGCAGCCTGAGAAGTGCAGAGGTTGTGTATGGGGTAGATGGGATGGAGTGAAACAATTTTGTAGTAGACCTGTTTGTACAAAAAAATAATTTTCTGTCGCATATTGTATCATTTTGGAAACCCAGTTATTATTGTTCGGGGGAGTTGAGAAATATGAACAATAAAAGCAAGGTTCAGAATCCACTTACAATTATTGCAATCTTCGCGGGAATTGCTGAAATAGCAGGAACTGGAGTGTTGCTAGGCTTACCTTTAGAGATACAAAGTACATTTATATGGTTTGTTATGTTATTCCCAGTGGGATTGGTAACAGCATTCTTTTTGGTTTTGTTATTCAAGCACAATGTCCTTTATGCTCCAAGTG
This genomic interval carries:
- a CDS encoding MBL fold metallo-hydrolase — protein: MIEITSLGSSSAGNAYRITDGKTPLLLDAGLKYKEIQRALAFQVSSLAGCLVSHEHGDHSVAIKDLIKASVDIYTSAGTADALGIDSHRLHRISALEPFTIGTWSILPFDVQHDAAEPLGFLLANTAGDKLLFATDTYYIKHRFNGLTHIMIECNYSINILNQNIAAGRVPAVMKHRLLRSHFSLENVKEFIRANDMRRVQEIHLLHLSDNNSDEELFKREIAALTGKLVYVAGR
- the dnaB gene encoding replicative DNA helicase gives rise to the protein MQNFGAIEDRLPISIEFEQAALGALILKADEALEHFELLTPDAFYDKANRLIYKTISELADAQQPIDLTTVTARLKEKGELEDVGNVSYLAKLAHGVPTAANAGYYFEQLKDLAITREFIQTSMLQVEQAIAGTKVPQLLASAQQSHNKIADRAAPKQDFKPIKDVLMRFVDDVETRVYNVKNGIVNGLHTGFIDLDSITGGLQRSDLIIVAARPSVGKTAFALNITQNVAKNTKDAVALFSLEMSDGQFAQRLVSSEGNVDASSIRMGDIQDEDWIKMTTAIGTLAETNIYVDDSAGITIQDICSKCRRLKKEKGLAMIMIDYLQLIEVAGGKGKSGENRQQEVSFISRTLKHLARELDVPIVALSQLSRAVEQRQDKRPMMSDLRESGSIEQDADIVAFLYRDDYYNQETEKKNIIEIIIGKQRNGPVGTVELVFLKNFNKFVNYNRTHNDSYGPTPPEPPKNIEQRQ
- a CDS encoding DUF6906 family protein: MKQGKKPTKRQKMEIKANGLSMDNWLVERDTPSMMIIVHRESGNSRTIRRGA
- a CDS encoding RusA family crossover junction endodeoxyribonuclease, with product MIAFTVYGEPVAQGRPRASTQGGFVRMYDPKKSKDYKDYVRLAAAEHAPGALLEGPLGMVLTVYRSTPKSFSKKKAALAEFGEIRPISKPDVDNYLKGVKDALKGVIWKDDSQVVEVFAQKRYSARPRIEVKIKQYSQL
- a CDS encoding HNH endonuclease, with translation MSSQPDPHGKLNRNRINLLYQEKIFPVSLQKSLIKSRTNDTYQIRYDSKHDLLNLLKDSFSHSYRYILAERKNQTLAGKEKPFVIVPEDDAEYIEFYRTENPFELKMRFLSYSDIDEEADDPSYQKEIANVKVPENLVIIDAPKPKQNKVLSNSKFKYSRDPIVARNAIELANNLCEFNSNHKEFTSFKTGKNYVEAHHLVPMGFQDIVPVSLDVEANIISLCSTCHKKLHHAIFVEKKLLIDTLFNKRISRLKKSKIEISLDQLYSFYS
- a CDS encoding ArpU family phage packaging/lysis transcriptional regulator → MGKRRKNNLQLTFNILPIDEKATRRAVEEYLETVRQYRQIGFTRREAAITQAYVYREHQSTNAISKQTEIIAVYNVDKETELKEKDRLLRLAMERLSSIQREVIQRSYLDNEGEFDYISCGEMGLSDRTYRRIKNEAINILSFALDLTVSHNEVILVE